Proteins encoded within one genomic window of Fibrobacter sp. UWR4:
- a CDS encoding autotransporter domain-containing protein has translation MKKIAVLLSAAAISAFAGPQPKTHDGLFMSLGLGFGYGSFNDQIEGGLGELKNSGLQAESNVRIGYSIIENLALHATISVTPIYSDLETYLDGKKQGSISHDGFNTFLLGIGATYYIPNTDNFFASASFGISDYSVTFKDKDYEFDNLDAGFGFNLMAGKEWWVGDNMLLGAAFSYTHTSADGEYDDEKNEASTNSFSLLFTLSIN, from the coding sequence ATGAAAAAGATTGCAGTACTGCTTTCTGCAGCCGCTATTTCTGCATTTGCAGGTCCCCAGCCCAAAACACACGACGGTCTCTTCATGAGCCTTGGCCTCGGCTTCGGATACGGAAGCTTTAACGACCAAATTGAAGGTGGTCTCGGAGAACTAAAAAACAGTGGTTTGCAGGCAGAATCAAACGTCCGAATTGGCTATTCCATCATCGAAAATCTTGCCCTGCACGCAACCATAAGCGTAACTCCGATTTACAGTGATCTTGAAACCTACCTGGACGGCAAAAAGCAGGGATCTATCTCCCACGACGGTTTCAACACCTTCCTTCTGGGAATCGGCGCAACCTACTATATCCCCAACACCGACAACTTCTTCGCAAGCGCATCTTTCGGCATTTCCGATTACAGCGTTACCTTTAAAGACAAAGACTATGAATTCGACAACCTGGATGCCGGTTTTGGATTCAACTTGATGGCCGGTAAGGAATGGTGGGTTGGCGACAACATGCTCCTTGGCGCAGCATTCTCCTACACCCACACTTCTGCCGATGGCGAATACGACGACGAAAAGAATGAAGCCTCCACAAATTCATTCTCCCTGTTGTTCACTCTGAGCATCAACTAA
- a CDS encoding sigma-54-dependent Fis family transcriptional regulator — protein sequence MQYGEQSKIQELELLYKISSILNQSLDFENVAHPILEVLESTMGVQHATLTLYNRHTGEISIEIAEGLSSRQARKGRYKVGEGVTGRVVETGKPVIIPSVGKDPNFLDRTGRGKDENRAFLCVPVIMEHEVIGALSADVQDPVETELPEKLRLLEIIAQMLAGAVKLRRQAREENEILKAENERLTMELKDRFQPDNIIGRSSEMQRVYAQIDQVSKNPLPVLIVGEVGTGKGLVAEAIHYRSDRNSHPYIRVHCASMPESVLDRELFGSERGALVGVLTETPGRVEQADGGTLFLDEVAELSPNLQVKLLRLLQDGEMERVGARFSKKVNVRIIAATTKNLQQMVAEGTFREDLYYQLHISPIYVPALHNRKTDIVLLADHFVEHYCRIVGKNVRRLARTTINMLMSYPWPGNVRELENAIERAVLVTDEDVIYPHHFPTTLQTAETSGTQVSGNLKLMVEAYERDIICDALKSSKGKMAAAARSLSTTPRILTYKIKQLGIDLAAFTR from the coding sequence ATGCAATATGGTGAACAAAGTAAGATTCAAGAATTGGAGCTGCTCTACAAGATCAGCTCCATTTTGAACCAGAGTCTAGACTTCGAAAATGTGGCTCATCCCATTCTTGAAGTGCTGGAATCGACTATGGGTGTGCAACATGCCACCCTTACTTTGTATAACCGCCATACCGGCGAAATCTCCATTGAAATTGCGGAAGGTTTGTCCAGCCGCCAGGCCCGTAAGGGCCGCTATAAAGTGGGCGAAGGCGTCACCGGCCGTGTGGTCGAGACGGGTAAGCCCGTGATCATTCCTTCCGTGGGTAAGGATCCGAACTTTTTGGACCGTACCGGTCGTGGTAAAGATGAAAACCGAGCCTTCCTTTGCGTTCCTGTGATTATGGAACACGAGGTCATTGGCGCCTTGAGTGCCGACGTCCAGGATCCCGTGGAAACGGAACTTCCCGAAAAACTTCGCCTACTGGAAATTATCGCCCAGATGCTTGCGGGTGCCGTGAAGTTGCGCCGCCAGGCCCGCGAAGAAAACGAAATCCTGAAGGCGGAAAACGAACGTCTGACTATGGAGTTGAAGGATCGTTTCCAACCGGACAATATCATCGGACGTTCCAGCGAAATGCAGCGCGTCTACGCCCAGATAGATCAGGTTTCCAAGAATCCTCTTCCGGTTTTGATCGTGGGGGAGGTGGGTACCGGCAAGGGCCTAGTTGCAGAAGCCATCCATTACCGTTCCGACCGCAATTCCCATCCTTACATCCGCGTCCATTGCGCCTCCATGCCGGAATCCGTGCTGGACCGCGAACTCTTCGGAAGTGAACGTGGCGCCTTGGTGGGCGTCCTTACGGAAACTCCGGGCCGTGTGGAACAGGCCGACGGTGGTACGCTTTTCCTGGATGAAGTGGCGGAACTTTCTCCCAACCTTCAGGTAAAACTCTTGCGCTTGCTGCAGGATGGAGAAATGGAACGTGTGGGCGCCCGTTTTTCAAAGAAGGTAAACGTTCGCATTATTGCCGCCACCACCAAGAACTTGCAACAGATGGTGGCAGAAGGGACCTTCCGTGAAGACCTTTACTACCAGCTCCACATTTCGCCCATTTATGTTCCCGCACTGCATAACCGCAAGACGGACATCGTCCTTCTGGCGGATCACTTTGTGGAACATTACTGCCGCATTGTGGGCAAGAACGTGCGCCGTCTGGCTCGCACCACCATCAACATGCTCATGAGCTACCCTTGGCCCGGCAACGTCCGTGAACTTGAAAACGCCATCGAACGTGCGGTCCTCGTGACCGACGAAGATGTCATCTACCCCCATCATTTCCCCACAACGCTGCAGACCGCAGAAACTTCCGGTACCCAGGTGTCCGGTAACCTGAAGCTCATGGTGGAAGCCTACGAACGGGACATCATCTGCGATGCCCTCAAGAGTTCCAAGGGCAAGATGGCTGCCGCCGCCCGCAGCCTCTCCACGACACCTCGCATCCTTACATATAAAATAAAACAGCTAGGAATTGACCTAGCTGCATTTACGCGCTAA
- the rpsU gene encoding 30S ribosomal protein S21 — protein sequence MIGVIVKSNEPFERALKRFTKSCEKNGIISDVKKRQRFEKPSEEKKRIETAARRKRLKEIADQNRKRLY from the coding sequence GTGATCGGCGTTATTGTTAAGTCCAACGAACCTTTCGAACGCGCTCTCAAGCGTTTCACCAAGTCTTGCGAAAAGAACGGCATCATTTCCGATGTCAAGAAGCGTCAGCGCTTCGAAAAGCCTTCTGAAGAAAAGAAGCGCATCGAAACTGCTGCTCGTCGCAAGCGCCTGAAGGAAATCGCTGACCAGAACCGTAAGCGTCTCTACTAA
- the tyrS gene encoding tyrosine--tRNA ligase — translation MQFRPVKEQLDILMRGVIDIVPQDELEKKLQKSYETGVPLRIKMGVDPTAPDVHFGHTVVMRKLRQFQDLGHTVVLIVGDYTAQIGDPSGRNKARPRLTHEQVLENAKEYQEQFFKVVRRDQVEIHYNGEWFSKLDFSKVTELMGQFTVAQMLEREDFHNRYTANTPISLHEFMYPMMQGYDSVAIKSDVELGGTDQKFNVLRGRDLQIFEGMEPQIGLFMPILLGTDGKVKMSKSIGNYVGLNEAPDVMYHKIYSLADSIVENWFELLTEIPMEEIKQMMADVASGKMNPNEAKHRLAMDIVTQYYGAEAAEAAAAHEKEVHSGNAIPSDAAECSVAAGSYGALDLLVEVKAFASKGEARRMVQNGGVKIGGEKLADPQAQVEIKGNDQLVIQVGKRKFYKVNF, via the coding sequence ATGCAATTCCGTCCTGTTAAAGAACAGCTTGATATTTTGATGCGCGGCGTTATCGACATCGTCCCGCAGGATGAACTCGAAAAGAAACTCCAGAAGTCTTACGAAACTGGCGTTCCCCTTCGCATTAAGATGGGCGTGGACCCCACTGCACCGGACGTTCATTTCGGCCATACCGTCGTTATGCGTAAGCTCCGCCAGTTCCAGGACCTGGGTCATACCGTGGTTCTTATCGTCGGTGACTACACCGCCCAGATTGGCGACCCCAGCGGCCGCAACAAGGCACGCCCCCGTCTCACTCACGAACAGGTTCTGGAAAACGCCAAGGAATACCAGGAACAGTTCTTCAAGGTTGTCCGTCGCGATCAGGTGGAAATCCACTACAACGGCGAATGGTTCTCCAAGCTTGACTTCAGCAAGGTCACCGAACTCATGGGTCAGTTCACTGTAGCCCAGATGCTGGAACGCGAGGACTTCCACAACCGCTACACCGCAAATACTCCCATCAGCCTCCATGAATTCATGTACCCCATGATGCAGGGCTACGATTCCGTCGCCATCAAGTCCGACGTGGAACTTGGCGGTACCGACCAGAAGTTCAACGTGCTTCGCGGTCGCGACCTTCAGATTTTCGAAGGTATGGAACCCCAGATCGGTCTCTTCATGCCTATCCTCCTGGGTACCGACGGCAAGGTCAAGATGTCCAAGTCCATCGGTAACTACGTGGGCCTCAACGAAGCTCCCGACGTCATGTACCACAAGATCTACAGCCTGGCTGATAGCATCGTTGAAAACTGGTTCGAACTTTTGACCGAAATCCCCATGGAAGAAATCAAGCAGATGATGGCTGACGTGGCTTCCGGCAAGATGAACCCCAACGAAGCAAAGCATCGTCTGGCCATGGACATCGTGACCCAGTACTATGGCGCAGAAGCTGCAGAAGCTGCCGCCGCTCACGAAAAGGAAGTCCACAGCGGTAACGCTATTCCCAGCGACGCTGCAGAATGCTCTGTGGCTGCTGGTTCCTATGGCGCTCTCGACCTCCTGGTGGAAGTGAAGGCTTTTGCCTCTAAGGGCGAAGCTCGTCGCATGGTCCAGAACGGTGGCGTAAAGATCGGCGGCGAAAAGCTGGCTGATCCCCAGGCCCAAGTTGAAATCAAGGGCAATGACCAGCTGGTCATCCAGGTGGGTAAGCGCAAGTTCTATAAGGTGAACTTCTAA
- a CDS encoding GatB/YqeY domain-containing protein: MASELLTRILDDVKASMKAHDSETLSVLRTLHSDIKNEAMKSGATPAQITDSITDEMCVDVLAKSVKQKQEAIEILKKGGFMDKIPAEEAVIAIYKKYMPAEMTEEEVKALIAEIKAATGATSPKDMGKIMKELQPKVKGRFDGKRVSALVQEALK, translated from the coding sequence ATGGCAAGCGAATTGCTCACTCGTATTCTCGATGATGTCAAGGCCTCTATGAAGGCTCACGACTCTGAAACTCTTAGTGTTCTCCGTACCCTTCATTCCGATATCAAGAATGAAGCAATGAAGTCCGGTGCAACTCCTGCTCAGATTACTGACAGCATTACCGACGAAATGTGCGTCGATGTGCTTGCTAAGAGCGTTAAGCAGAAGCAGGAAGCCATTGAAATCCTCAAGAAGGGTGGCTTCATGGATAAGATTCCGGCAGAAGAAGCCGTTATCGCTATCTACAAGAAGTACATGCCCGCCGAAATGACCGAAGAAGAAGTGAAGGCCCTCATTGCAGAAATCAAGGCTGCAACTGGCGCAACTTCCCCCAAGGACATGGGCAAGATCATGAAGGAATTGCAGCCCAAGGTCAAGGGCCGCTTCGATGGCAAGCGCGTTAGCGCCCTGGTCCAGGAAGCATTGAAGTAA